In Anaerococcus prevotii DSM 20548, the genomic window ATTGCTAATTTCTGATTTAATTTCTTGCCTGCTGCTGACATGAAGCAGACTTTTGATTTTGGTTTCTTCACAGACATCAAACAATCATATAGAACTTGTGGTTTGATAAGCATACCGGCTGCCCCACCGTATACAGTATCGTCTACGTGATTGTGCTTGTCATTACTGAAATCTCTTATGTCTACTATTTTTATTTCTAATTTGTTGTTCTCGATTGCTTTTCCTATTACTCCATAAGTCTTGAGGAACTCGAAGCTTTCTGGAAATAGGGTAAGTATGGTAACACTATTCATAATCTCTTAGGTTATCTACTTCTATTTTGTTGTTTGCTATATCAACATTTTTGATAACAGTCTTTAAGGCTGGTAATAATATTTCTTTATTGTCCGTAGTTTCTATGACATAAACATCGTTTGGATAGACTCCAGATATTACGTCCTTGACCTTGCCCACTTTTTGCCCATTGGAGTAAGTATCAAGTCCTATTAGCTTGTAGATGTAGAATTCATCTTCCTTAAGCTCTCCTAGATCTTCTTCTTCGATAGTTATGTCCTTACCAACTAGTTTTAGGGAATCATTTATGTCGTTATATTCAACAAACTTTATGACCTTGAGGCCTTTTTGGTCGAAGGAGTCTTCTATAGTGAGAAGTTCATCTCCAATGTAGACCTTGCTTCCCTTATCGAATCTTTTCTCATAATCAGAAAATGATTTTACTTTTACATTTCCCTTGATTCCGTGTGTTGTTATTACCTCAGCTACTGTTATTCTCATATTCTTATGTTGACCTTAACATCTTCCTTGATTGCACAAGCACGGGCTATGGCTCTTATAGAATTGATTATATTTCCACGAACTCCTATAACTCTGCCCTTGTCGGATTCTGCTACGTGGATTAGTATATCTACTTCTCCACCATCTCTACTCTCTTCGATAGATACAGCATCCTTATCTTCTACTAATTCTTTAACAATTAGCTCTACTAATTCTTTCATCTTAAGCTAATACGTCGTTGTCTTTGAATAGTTTTTCAACGATAGATGTTGGTTTTGCACCATTTTGGATCCATTGTTTAGCTTTTTCGTTGTCTACTCTAAACTCTTTTGGATTTGAGATTGGGTTATATGTTCCAATTTCTTCGATGAATTTACCATTTCTTGGGCTTCTTGAATCTGCTACTACAACTCTGTAGAATGGTTTTTTCTTTTGTCCCATTCTCTTTAATCTAATTTTAACTGCCATTGTTTCCTCCTATTGATTTAGCCTAAAAGAAAGGCATTTTTGGTAGTTTTCTGCCTCTTTTGTTGGCTTTCATGCCTGTCATTTTCTTCATCATTTTCTTCAGTTCTTTGAACTGTTTGAGCAATTTGTTAAGTTCTTTGATGTCAACTCCTGAACCCTTGGCTATTCTTTCTTTTCTGCTCTTGCCAATGATTTCAGGTTTTTCTCTTTCTTCCTTAGTCATGGAACTTATGAGGGCTTCGATTCTAACAAATCCCCTATCGTCGATATCAACTCCCTTTAGCATCTTGGAGTTTACTCCTGGAATCATCGCAAGTAAGTCTTCCAATGGTCCCATGTTTCTTATCTGTTGAACTTGTTCCATGAAGTCATCCAAGGTGTAAGTTTGCTCACGCATCTTACGTTCTAGTTCCTTGGCATTTTCGATAGATAGCTCTTTTTCTGCCTTTTCTATCAGAGATAAGACATCTCCCATGCCGAGGATCCTGTTCGCCATCCTGTCTGGATGGAAAGGCTCAAGATCTTCGAGCTTCTCCCCAACACCTATAAACTTGATTGGTTTTCCTACAACTTGTCTAATTGATAGGGCTGCACCACCTCTGGCATCACCGTCTAGCTTTGTGAGTACTACGCCTGTGATGTCTAGGTAATCGTCAAAGGTCTTTGCAACATTGACCGCTTCTTGTCCTGTCATCGCATCGACAACAAGAAGTATCTCGTCAGGATTTACTGCTTCTTTAATATTTTTAAGCTCATCCATTAAGTCAGTATCAATTTGTAAACGACCAGCCGTATCGAGGATCACCACATCGTGATTGTTAAGTCTTGCATAATCTTTAGCTTCTCTTGCAGTCTTAACTGGATCTTGCTTATCCTTATCGAATACTTCTACACCAGCAGTCTTTCCTACAACCTTAAGTTGCTCGATAGCTGCAGGTCTGTAGATATCTAGGGCTGTAAGCATTGGGTTTCTGTTTTCCTTCTTTAGCTTAAGTGCAAGTTTACCCGAATGGGTTGTCTTACCAGAACCCTGTAGACCTACCATCATAACCATGTGTGGGGTAGATCCCTTAAGGTC contains:
- the ffh gene encoding signal recognition particle protein, coding for MVFEGLSERLQETLGKLTGKGKLSEKDIDAAMREIRLSLLEADVNYKVVKDFVKTIKERSLGQDVMTSLSPGQMVVKIVNEELTALMGKENSKLDLKGSTPHMVMMVGLQGSGKTTHSGKLALKLKKENRNPMLTALDIYRPAAIEQLKVVGKTAGVEVFDKDKQDPVKTAREAKDYARLNNHDVVILDTAGRLQIDTDLMDELKNIKEAVNPDEILLVVDAMTGQEAVNVAKTFDDYLDITGVVLTKLDGDARGGAALSIRQVVGKPIKFIGVGEKLEDLEPFHPDRMANRILGMGDVLSLIEKAEKELSIENAKELERKMREQTYTLDDFMEQVQQIRNMGPLEDLLAMIPGVNSKMLKGVDIDDRGFVRIEALISSMTKEEREKPEIIGKSRKERIAKGSGVDIKELNKLLKQFKELKKMMKKMTGMKANKRGRKLPKMPFF
- the rpsP gene encoding 30S ribosomal protein S16 — translated: MAVKIRLKRMGQKKKPFYRVVVADSRSPRNGKFIEEIGTYNPISNPKEFRVDNEKAKQWIQNGAKPTSIVEKLFKDNDVLA
- the rimM gene encoding ribosome maturation factor RimM (Essential for efficient processing of 16S rRNA), producing the protein MRITVAEVITTHGIKGNVKVKSFSDYEKRFDKGSKVYIGDELLTIEDSFDQKGLKVIKFVEYNDINDSLKLVGKDITIEEEDLGELKEDEFYIYKLIGLDTYSNGQKVGKVKDVISGVYPNDVYVIETTDNKEILLPALKTVIKNVDIANNKIEVDNLRDYE
- a CDS encoding KH domain-containing protein, encoding MKELVELIVKELVEDKDAVSIEESRDGGEVDILIHVAESDKGRVIGVRGNIINSIRAIARACAIKEDVKVNIRI